Proteins co-encoded in one Syngnathoides biaculeatus isolate LvHL_M chromosome 22, ASM1980259v1, whole genome shotgun sequence genomic window:
- the ube2ib gene encoding SUMO-conjugating enzyme UBC9-A produces the protein MSGIALSRLAQERKAWRKDHPFGFVAVPTKNPDGTMNLMNWECAIPGKKGTPWEGGLFKLRMLFKDDYPSSPPKCKFEPPLFHPNVYPSGTVCLSILEEDKDWRPAITIKQILLGIQELLNEPNIQDPAQAEAYTIYCQNRVDYEKRVRSQAKKFSPS, from the exons ATGTCTGGGATTGCATTGAGCCGGCTTGCCCAAGAGCGCAAAGCATGGCGGAAGGATCATCCTTTT GGATTTGTTGCGGTACCGACAAAAAATCCTGATGGAACCATGAACCTCATGAACTGGGAGTGCGCGATCCCTGGCAAAAAGGGG ACTCCGTGGGAAGGAGGCCTTTTCAAACTGCGCATGTTGTTCAAGGATGACTATCCTTCATCACCTCCAAAAT gtAAATTTGAGCCTCCTCTCTTTCATCCAAATGTGTATCCATCAGGCACAGTATGCCTTTCTATCCTAGAGGAGGACAAGGACTGGAGACCGGCCATTACAATAAAGCAG aTCCTATTAGGTATTCAGGAACTTCTAAATGAGCCCAATATCCAGGATCCCGCTCAAGCAGAGGCTTACACAATCTACTG CCAAAACAGAGTAGATTACGAAAAAAGAGTCCGATCACAAGCCAAAAAGTTCTCCCCCTCGTAA